In Carassius gibelio isolate Cgi1373 ecotype wild population from Czech Republic chromosome A10, carGib1.2-hapl.c, whole genome shotgun sequence, the DNA window CTGCCAGCTCTGGGATTTCACTTCAAGCCGACCGCAGAGTGAAGAACCAGAGGAGGAGGGTACACATGACATTAGAGCTGCCCTGGAGTGCTGACAGAGCTATTCAGCAGTTTGGTGGGTACatggtatttatttacttttatcttcattattatatttttgtatgtgtatACATATTATGAAAAGTATATATTCCGTTTtcatcaatataaaaaaaaattaattttagctaaaggtttagtcattttgttgtatttttgttatttttaatatattttattttccatcTGTCTATAGTTTTTAATTGAAGTTTTCATTTGTCAAGTTAGTGTATCAAGGTaaactaaatgactaaatgacagATGTTGCCttgaaattatttgtataattaatagatttatgctaGTTCTAAGCAATTTGAatgaacactttttgtaagtatgATTTCAAATAGATGCAGATAGTCAATAACGAACTAAGCCATAAAGACAAATGCACATCATAATATGCGTCACATTTAATTTGTTtgataaaacaaatttaaacaaaatttcaTATGAAACTTAATTGAATAAATCTTAAACTTAGTTCAAACAATTGAGTGTCTATTAATACAGtctaattttattaatttgtaattgcAAACAGGTCGAACACATCGATCCAACCAGGTCACAGCACCTGAGTATGTGTTTCTCATCTCTGAACTCGCTGGAGAGCAACGATTCGCTTCGATTGTTGCCAAACGACTAGAAAGCCTGGTAAGTCCCTCATGCACGTGTTGTATGCTAATGGGGGATTTAATTTTGTAAGCCTAATTGTGTTTGTCTTTCTCAAAAAGGGGGCATTAACGCATGGAGACAGAAGGGCCACAGAGACGAGAGATCTCAGCCGATTTAACTTTGACAACAAAGTAAGATTAGATTACACACACCGTCAGTATTAAATAGGGTTGTTTCTAGACAATATGCTCATGACTTTTTCTCATCTACAGTATGGCAGAAACGCTCTGGAAATAGTAATGAAGTCTATTGTCAGTCTGGACTCTCCTTTAGTGTCTCCACCTGCTGACTTTGACGGGGATTTCTTTAAAGGTACAGGTGATTGTTTTTAATAGGAAAGAGTCACTTGAAAACTAGAAAAAATGTAACTTAATCTTTCTGCTTTGCATTTCCTTTTTTCAGAAATCCGCAATGGTTTAATTGGAGTGGGGCTGATAAATGTGGAGGATAGATCTGGTGTTCTCTCACTGGACAAAGGTGAGATATTTTCAGTCTGTTACATTCTCATACATTTAATGTTCAGGGTAcctgctgggtttttttttttttttttagaagtcttCAAATGTCTTAAATTCAGTTTGATCACCTGTAAGGCTATATAGGAggtcttaaaggattagttcacttccagaataaaatttTCCAGATTTTCTcaccccatgtcatccaagatgttcatgtctttctatCTTTAGTCGCAACGAAATTagggtttttgaggaaaacattccaggatttttccaCTTTTTAGAGGGCGTGCGCTTCAGGTGTACGTGCTGAGAAAGCACATcatgaatgaaatgtttaaccGACAAGgttttaaagcacatgcaaatgtaATTTTGTGATTTTGAATAAGTGCAGTGTCATGTAAGTGGAACTCGTCAGTGagttaacatttaatgtaaatgcGTAATTGTACATCATATTGAGATGctagaactgcagctgatagaatttTCGCTGTAGCACGATACTGTGATATTTTTTCAAAAGCAGATTGTGGAGACGTTTTAATCTTCAATGATCAAAAATCGTGTTATCACACACCCATACGTAtaacaaaatgtttaattatcattttaagaGTTCTTAAATTTAGAAAAACATGAATCACCTTCTGTCCTAATGTGATTATTAAACCTCAAAGAGTGATGGCTGCCCTGCCTTTAGGAAAGACTAAAAACACGTAAATTCATTATACAGATTTTACTATTATTGGCTGAATACATAAGCACAGTACTGTTGTATGAACAAAATATAATATCACATGATCTCCTAATccacatgtatttatgtattagtACATAAGgtctcaaaataaatgaaaatagggTAAAACATTTAAGTATTTTAACAAATGCAATTGAATATGTGCCCCAGCTTATTGTTATTGcccaaatgttttcattttttcgtGCAACATATCttttattaatttcttgtttTTTATAGACTACAACAACATCGGGAAGTTCTTGAACAGGATTCTTGGAATGGAGGTCCATCAACAAAATGCTCTCTTTCAGTATTTCTCCGACACTTTGAGTGCTGTCATTCAGAATGCCAAAAAGACTGGAAGATATGATATGGGAATTTTAGGTATGAAGTGGTTTTAAATCAAAAAaatgttctgtatttttttttttttttggtgtttcaaTTCCAGTAAATCTTGGGCTAAAGGCCATAAAACTCTAATACAATTTTGTCGACCAAGGTTTAAATTTCACCACACCAGCCTATAAAACGCAACCGATTGTTTTGATTTAATATATCCAATCACGTTGGGAAAAATGTTACTTTTTGAAAAATTCATCTGTGCCTTAGTCATTGTGTCTTTTAATGTAGTGAACAACTCCAGGATTTAGACTCCAGGATTTGCTCATTTCAGTTTGAATGTATATTTTCTTTGCAGATTTGGGTTCTGGAGATGAAAAAGTGAAGAAAGTTGATGTAAAGAAATTCTTGACTCCAGGATATTCCACCTCAGGTCATGTGGAGctctatacagtatgtatatccATACTGGGAAACTAAAATATGTGTCCATGCTTATGAACACCGTTGTGATGAAATTATTGGTGTTAATATGTCCTAATTGGTTAATTACTAAAAAGTCAAAACTTGTTTCTGTGTTCAGGTGAGTGTGGAACGGGGAATGTCATGGGAGGATGCCACCCACGTCTGGGCCGACCAGAACGGACCAGATGATGGCTTTTACGTACAGGTGAACAAGATTTTTGTTTCCCCCTTTATGCACTCCACTTCCAATTCATTTAACAACTGAAACTAACAGCATTCTGTTTCATTTCAAGGTGCGGAATAACAAGAAAATCTCCATACTGGTAAAGGAGGTCAACCCCAAAAAGAGACTCTTTATGGTGTACAGACCAAATGttggaaaacaagttaaactggAGACCTATGCAGACATCAAGAAGAGAAGTAAAAAGGTAGTACATTACAGCAGTTTCATTgcatttcttaatgtttttggtTTATCATTGTGTTTCAATAAAAACCACACTAGTTATTTATGGTAAAATATGCAGGTTTTGCCTTCGTTTTCATAATTGACTGAAGAATAGTGAGCAGACATTGCACATAATCGACCAGTTGTGCTGTGGATCTAAAGGGAATGCTGTAGCAATGCAATTAttagtacatataatgcatgaggACCTCAGAAATACCTTCAATATGAAAACAAAGATAAAGTCCAGATATTCTGACCAGGAAATGTCTATCAATCAGTTTTACTTCAATTACAGATTCTTCTGCAGCAATTATGATCACAACATCGCAACAAAAATTTGCTATCTCATTTGGTGCTTGGTGAATGTTAATTCTCGATCATTTTGGCATCCTGCAGACTGTTTCATGTAACTTCTTCAGCTTGTACAGTCTCTAATCCTGATCTCAAAATAGGTTCTTTCTGATGATGCCAAGCAGCACTGGATTGATCAGTACAACTCCTCGGCTAATGTCTGTTCGCACGCGTACTGgtaggtgctttttttttttttttaagtaatatcaGAAGTGAAAATAGAAGCAAACGTGCAGTTTCACTTTTGTTTTGTACATTGTGAAATCTGAAAATGTTGTCCTGAGGAACACTCTTTTTGACAGGCGTGGAAACTGTAAGAAAGTGTCAGTGGGGCTACAATGTGAGATCGGTCTTCGGTGTAGGACATACTATGTCCTCTGTGGCTCCGTCCTCAGTGTGTGGACCAAAGTGGAGGGCGTACTGGCTTCAGTCAGCGGAGCCAACGTGAAGATGCAGATTGTACGTTTAAGAACAGAGGACGGGCAGAGGATTGTGGGTATGTTGTCCAACATATACAAATACAGCATCATTGTACAGTATAGAGAAATGTAAAGAAATGGCAATTTTTTGCcctccatgttttaatttttgctGGAAAACACTTGTGCATCACTGCCTCCAAAAAatgaatttttcattttaatttgatttaaaagacaatgcacaaattttttttttccacaatgttAAAGTTTCAGTTGATTGGACATtcttttttgattattaaaattaaactaaaccattaaaatggaatccagatAAATTCAAACTGAAGATCTAGAACTTtggggaaaataaaacaaaatgtacacaGAAAAAATCCATAAGgccttaaatgtatttttctttgaaaggtgttaatttgtataattaataAATTTCATAATTTCAGTTTAGATATGCTTTTTGATTACTAACATTTAGCCATTAATATAGAATGCAGAAAATTTTAACTGActgaaaacttgaaaaaaaaaaaatacacatgataataaataaaaaaactatataataaaatggaataaaactAATAAGAACAAAGAAAATGTTTCATCAGACCCTAAACATTTAAATTTTCTTGAACTTTGAAAATTTGTTGTTATATTGtgtaaatttaataattttatttagacatgctttttgattacaagtttaatgtaaccattaaaacgtttgtaaaaaattaaaattgggtGTTGGGTCTGAATCCAGACAGATATAATAAATTCCACTTATTTCAAAGAGCTCCACAAATGTTTGATTTTTCAACTTATTTTCCGTTTTCTTTTCAGGTCTGATCATTCCTGCCAACTGTGTGGCGCCTCTGATCAACATCCTGTCATCATCAGATCAGTCTCAGCAGCTGGCCGTGCAGCAGCAGCAAATGTGGCGGCAACTCCATCCGCAGAGCATCAGCCACACCATCAACACATAGCGTGACACAAACACCCCGCACTTTAGGGCAGATGTGGCATCATAAGCCAGCCAGCCACCCTTCCTCTTCCGGCACGCCGGTTGTGTCGTGTTCAAAATTTCAGGGTTTTCGTGTCCAAAGAGGACTCCTTGTCAGAGCAGCTACAGAATCAGAGCTCTGCGGGTCAGGTTACTGCACTGAGAGGGGCGAAACTGGACAATATTTGCTCAGTCTGTTACCTTTTCACATCCTCTGTCTGTTAAACCATGGCCTGTGCTTTCCATCAACATAAGTGGCTTTATGAAGTCACATACACTACTATGTACACAGGACAGCGCTCAGGGGTTACTCACAATCTAGTTTCATttcaatttctttctcttttttttcatctcGCACAGCCTCCATCTGTCCCCACCTTCTGACCCAGCATGTCTTGGGCATGACACTGCTTGTTTACCACTTAATACAGAACCTGATTCACAAGCAGGAATGCGCTGGCTTTAGTGATGGGTGTAAGCGGtgcaaaccacaccctaaacacTTTATCAAGAGACGTTGCATGGTTTGACGAACCCTTCGAATTTTTAGTTTATGGAAGTGGGTCAGCAGGTTTTCACTGCTTTCCAGCGTTTCAGTTTAAGTGTGATTTGTAATTTAGAGTGTCCTCTATAGAAGGCcacatcaatcaatcagtcaatgcTTTCGCTCCGTTTCTTGCTTTTAATAATTTGCCGTCACTATTGTTATTGGGGACAAAGAGCTCCCAAACCTCATTTCTGCTGTAAATGTGTGAGTTTGACACACGCTCAGTCTCTACTATATCTCAATGTATAGTTGCATATCTGAAATGTCATGTTTTTGCTCAATTGTAGATGTCGCAGGACTCTAAAGACCATGTCATTCATCCTTGCACGAGTTGCACTACTGATGGATCTGTTGTACAAAGAATCTACGGAGAAATTTAACTGACTGCAAGATCTCTACCTCTTGCATTTGACCAATAAATCTTGTGGATTACCTCGATTTCAAAATGTCTTCACTTCAaggaacaacttttttttttctattcacagagtgtatttaacttttatttttccgTGTGGTATGGTCTGAACAAAGGAAACTGTAGAAGTCTTATTTTCAGTATCTGGTGCATTTCATAGTATAAATGTTATTCTCAaagtcttattaaaaaaaaattgtgttcagtttatttcagtataaaatatgtacaaagctttaaaataataatccacCTTAAATCGAATTAAACTTTTGGAAAGTTATTTTGGAATCTTATCTTACCGCCTTTTTAAAATATAGTTCCAAAATTCAAATGTTAGATCttagaaaaaaaattgaataaaaacaacttttttttttaagttaaactttaataaaactagaaaaaaatcttaaggtaaatctattattttttatacatataattattattaatgttttttttttacttctccaGTTGTTACTGTGATTAAGGACAACACtggttatttttttcattaattatgtGTTAATTGTCTTGAGTTCTTTGTGATGATGATGGACAACAGTGTGGGTGTCATGAGGAGTGACGCGGCCATATTTGCCGGTGCTGTAAACAAAAAGTGTCTGCGAGACGGACGCTCCGCTGATTTTAGGGACAATTTTATTTCTCTCATTTATTATCTCTTCAGGTATGTCTTACAAACCCAATCTCCATCAACACCTTCCGGGAACTTCTGGGAACCAAGGTATGCCGAAAAAGCGTGGAAAACTCTTCGTCTTGAGTGTATTTGGTCGAATGTAAGAATTGGCGAGAGAAAGAATACCTGGGGAAAAGCCGTGTGTAGTTTTTGTCCAGTCTGATCGCTACAGGGTCAGATCCTTCACATCCGCCATTATTACTAGTGGAAAAAACGCATTCCTCGCCTTCTTTAGGGCTAAATATCGGCGTTAGGTGCATGTTCGGGTTCTTCCCGAAGGTTCCGCGTCGCGGCGTGGCCGGATGGGTTTGCGTGGAGGCCGCTAGATTGTGATAAAAATGAATCCTTTCAGCGGCTAAGATCAAGCCCGTGCCGTTTCCTCCATGATTGTCTCTCGGGCTGTTGATTGATCGGATTCAGACGTGCCGTTTTTTTATTGCTCTTTGGAGACACCTAGCGGATGAGAGTGGTATCGCATAGAACGAAGgcaggggctagttgtcacaagggTTACATCACAGTTACTGCAAGTCTGACTTGAAATAAAGTCATATGTGTCTATGTAAAttttaagttgttgttgtttcgTACAGTTATTgatctgttttgttgttttaacaaGGAAACATTCCCTCTCCGTCTTCAATGGCAACGATACAATCATACAAACCAATGCTGAATGACTTTGGGCCGCCTTCGTTGGGATTCCCACAGGTAGGTTTcatgttattatagttaactaacactaaaataaagaaaaaaaaatgttacttgaaacaaaataccttttaacatattttatttcagcttgttgtcaaggcaaagtttttcaaaatgtcaaaaactatgtagacattaaaaaatgaaaatgaatactaaaattaaaataaaacatgaaaacattaaaaGTACAAACATTCAAAGTTGTAGTCTAACTTGAtgtgacaaaattattattacaattgaaataaaatctataaaaacatttataaaacaaaatgataaaaatgactTACTAAAATTAGAATGAAAATGGAAATTATAAATggaaataacaaattaaaaatattaataaaaaatacatttagtttaacttgatatactaaaataacaaacataaaaactgcatagtcttattaaataacaaaaatgcataaatgtaatacaatttttgACGCTCTTAATTTTACACTTTAAAACCCATTCTATCcaaacaaaaagtttatttaaaatgtttctctgtcttgctctctctcttatCTCATGTTTAGGGTCCAAATGGGAGCCAAGTACCTCAGAGTAAATATGCTGAGCTCCTCGCCATCATTGAAGAACTTGGGAAAGAAATAAGGCCAACATATGCAGGGAGTAAAAGTGCCATGGAGCGACTTAAAAGAGGTTTGTGGACAAATCGATGATGAAATAAATAGATCAGCTTCTGAATATCAGATTTTAAATCATGCACTCATATTAAACTCGTAttgtgtcatgtttttttttttttttttttgtaggtataATTCATGCCAGAGGGCTTGTTCGGGAGTGTCTGGCAGAAACAGAGAGAAATGCCAGATCCTAGCGCCTCCTTCACCATTGTCTCCATACGGCTAAAAGAACTGTCACACGGGAATCATGCATGCCTTTCTTTGAGGGGATAAAACAATCAGAAAACGGAGCATTTATGTTGCAAGAGTTGCACTTTTCATCTGCAATTTTGGAGGGAAAAAGGCAACATTCAGCGAATATATCTTCTGATTTATAAATGCAAGAGATCCAGAACTGTTgactttttttataaatttttttttctttgaccaCATAGTATCTTTAAGAACTAATACGCAAAATGCATGCAACCGGATGAAAGGTCCCACATTAGAATCTGCATGACTTTTACAAATTAGACTAGGTTTGTGCTTTTAGAAATAGGTCACAGGATaagttataaaagttttttttttctttggacgCACTAATGGATATAATCGGGGAGATTCTGAAAAGTATTATAGTGATGCCATTACTTTCgtcttttattgtatttattaccCCGTGTAATACAATGTATTTTcatgtaaagacaaaaaaaaggtcACACTTTGGAATTTTGTATATCTGTCAATAAATATGACATTCATTGTGTATGAAACTCTTTTGTTCATTGAATTGCAAAATTTATGTCCTTCCATAAATTTACCACATTATATTTTCCACCAGAAAATCAGACTTGACAGTAAAACTAGTAACCTGTTTTGATGAGCCACCAAAACGAAACacaaaataagtatttaaatgtgtgtgtgtgtgtatatatatatatatatatatatatatatatatatataattattattttttttttttaaattcacttttaaccaagttaaaacaaaaagattattttttttaagaagcataTTTGAGGTCTAGAGGAAATGGTTgaattgtgaaaatattttcaattaagggctttttttttttttttttactaaattaacaCTATTgtaatatatgcatttattattattctcaaaTAGAGATCTTCATGAGTGCAATAATGCAGTAATTGATGTTGTATTAGtgcaatacaaaataatacatattgctatattgtttaatgtttttttttacattacgtTAATGGAatttttgggtaaaaaaaataatactaagtaCATTTGGTGCCCaaatcataaatgtattttaaggaaaatatatctttcattaatttattttaatttatttctaaaactgaaatacaacccatgcatttccttttatttttaaaatatatacatttttaattatgtttttttcccaTAAAAATTCTTAGAATAGATAGCACAGAAGCCGACTGCGGCAGGGTTACATTAAAGAGAGCCAATCAAAACCACAAATTTGGTCTTAAAATGCGCAGAATCCTGAGAACGAACCAATCACAGAGCCTTAAGTGACGTTGACTATTTGCGCTGGCCAATCAATTGACGCCTTTTGAACTCATTGCACCAATGGCGTTTCGCGGCGCATTGTGTCGTCGCTGGTTAGGAGGTTGAGCTCGAAGCGGTCAGACAGTGACGGATGAAGAGACAGAGAGGGATGTCACAATGGGAGAACAAGCGGTAATACAAAGTAACAAGTAAGTGACACGGCACTTTGGAGTTATTGTGACTGTAAATGTGTTTGGAGGCCTGCAGAGATGATGCTCGGCAGCTCGAGCGAACAGGAAGCGCTGTGTCCACGTCTACGAGCTGCTTGACATCTTTCAGAATAACAGTGCGATAAAACACACCAGCGGCGGGGTTTGATTGTTGTTTAATTTATTAGCTTTGTGTTTTTAATTGATTTGAAGACTTAATGTGTGTGCTTCTGGCTTTTTCTGCTCTTACACCTTGCTGTTGCTCTCCATTCAAGTTCATCGCAATGAATGGCATTTGTTGTgaacagtgttggggagtaactagttgaCGTTACATGTAACGCAATTAagtaatttaataacaaaataaatgtaactgtaatctgttacTGTTATTGAGAGAGAAAAATTTGTGATAAAAtgacagttacttatgaaaatgttaaaaatgactaaatatcaCACATTCAGATTGgattgatttctttcccaaattgcattgactttaaaatatgagacaccagtgtttcaggagtttaggacacagAATATGAGACATGGGTTTTagtttatgctttatttttttaagattagtaCTGTT includes these proteins:
- the LOC128020808 gene encoding cyclin-dependent kinase 2-associated protein 1-like, producing the protein MSYKPNLHQHLPGTSGNQGNIPSPSSMATIQSYKPMLNDFGPPSLGFPQGPNGSQVPQSKYAELLAIIEELGKEIRPTYAGSKSAMERLKRGIIHARGLVRECLAETERNARS